The Erythrobacter aurantius genome includes a window with the following:
- a CDS encoding Pr6Pr family membrane protein, whose amino-acid sequence MNTIAEPSTRRFPAERLFAALISGAALAALATEIAVGQGSAAANAGGLLRFFTIWGNVGAFAVMGWAASGRPVAPKVMAALATMLTVIGSVYWALLAADHQPEGWQLVTNQVFHTLVPIAVVAWWLRFTPPTADVSALIPAIMTPPLAYGAFAVVLGELTGFYAYFFLDLTRLGAFQYAISNVVLAAFFAMVGAGLATIKNALNARF is encoded by the coding sequence ATGAACACTATCGCTGAACCATCGACGCGGCGCTTTCCCGCGGAAAGGCTTTTCGCCGCATTGATATCGGGGGCGGCATTGGCGGCATTGGCGACTGAGATCGCCGTGGGTCAGGGCAGCGCTGCGGCAAACGCCGGCGGCCTGCTGCGGTTCTTCACGATCTGGGGCAATGTCGGGGCCTTCGCCGTAATGGGATGGGCTGCGTCTGGCCGCCCCGTCGCGCCAAAGGTGATGGCCGCGCTCGCAACCATGCTGACAGTGATCGGCAGCGTTTATTGGGCGTTGCTGGCAGCGGATCATCAGCCCGAAGGATGGCAGCTTGTCACCAATCAGGTGTTCCACACGCTCGTCCCGATTGCGGTGGTGGCATGGTGGCTGCGGTTCACGCCGCCAACCGCCGATGTCAGCGCGTTGATTCCGGCGATCATGACCCCGCCGCTTGCCTATGGCGCCTTCGCAGTCGTGCTGGGCGAGCTGACCGGGTTTTATGCCTACTTCTTCCTCGACCTGACACGGCTTGGCGCATTCCAGTATGCGATCAGCAATGTCGTTCTGGCGGCTTTCTTTGCCATGGTCGGCGCCGGACTGGCGACGATCAAGAACGCTTTGAACGCGCGCTTCTAG
- a CDS encoding LytTR family DNA-binding domain-containing protein, whose amino-acid sequence MPLYEARIGASFDAMDGVTTQQPGTGRRSLARKLIIDLSVMTVIGVVMALIGPFGSFGDPLAVRLMVWLGLGYAGYFIYSPVGWLVDRLSAALDLPRILLWVAGTMLATVPMAVIVWSLGQITTDYFRVPQAQEALLHYCYVLVIGGGITLLFNMIQIPGDQPQPTAVAQADTTTKEAPSAAAQPAANLLLDQLPASLGSDVIALEMEDHYVRVHTALGSELVLMRLRDAMAYLSDVEGRQVHRSWWVARLAVEDVKREGRNVRLVLSGGLEAPVARAQVSELKTAGWI is encoded by the coding sequence TTGCCACTTTACGAAGCGCGAATTGGCGCTAGTTTCGACGCGATGGACGGGGTCACCACGCAACAGCCGGGAACGGGACGGCGCTCGCTTGCACGCAAGCTGATCATCGATCTGTCAGTGATGACGGTGATCGGCGTGGTGATGGCGCTGATCGGGCCGTTCGGGAGCTTTGGCGATCCGCTCGCGGTCCGGTTGATGGTGTGGCTTGGCCTGGGTTACGCAGGCTACTTCATATATTCGCCCGTCGGCTGGCTGGTGGATCGCCTGTCCGCAGCGCTCGATTTGCCGCGCATCCTGTTGTGGGTGGCTGGGACGATGCTGGCGACCGTTCCGATGGCCGTAATCGTGTGGTCGCTGGGGCAGATTACAACCGACTATTTCCGAGTTCCGCAGGCGCAGGAAGCGCTGCTGCATTACTGTTATGTGCTGGTGATTGGCGGCGGCATCACTCTGTTGTTCAACATGATCCAGATACCGGGGGACCAGCCGCAGCCCACGGCAGTTGCCCAAGCGGACACGACCACCAAGGAAGCGCCTTCGGCCGCCGCACAACCAGCGGCCAACCTGTTGCTTGACCAGTTGCCGGCCTCGCTGGGCAGCGACGTGATCGCGCTGGAGATGGAGGACCATTACGTCCGCGTCCACACCGCGCTCGGCAGCGAGCTGGTGCTGATGCGGCTGCGTGATGCGATGGCCTATCTTTCCGACGTCGAAGGGCGGCAGGTGCACCGCAGCTGGTGGGTCGCCCGGCTCGCCGTAGAGGACGTCAAGCGCGAGGGGCGCAACGTCCGGCTGGTGCTTTCAGGCGGGCTGGAAGCGCCCGTGGCACGCGCGCAGGTCAGCGAACTGAAAACCGCTGGCTGGATCTAG
- a CDS encoding DUF2306 domain-containing protein, which produces MSTLALLNPFTKARPGPVEYPPVLRGVILIAGLSMTVLAAFATLRGITGIAPMHPNIRHLAVALHVTTVLPAIPLGAYLLLARKGTDLHKLLGRVWIGLMVTTALIALFIRPGGSFSWIHLFVPLVLYTSWKVVSSTRRGDMPTHRKEIVGLYLGALMIPGIFAFLVPGRLMNVWTFGWPNGFF; this is translated from the coding sequence ATGTCTACTCTTGCCCTGCTCAACCCTTTCACCAAAGCCCGGCCCGGCCCCGTGGAATACCCCCCGGTTCTGCGTGGCGTGATCCTGATTGCAGGTCTGTCGATGACAGTGCTGGCCGCATTTGCGACCTTGCGGGGCATCACCGGGATTGCCCCGATGCATCCGAATATCCGGCACCTCGCCGTCGCGCTGCATGTCACCACGGTGCTTCCCGCGATCCCGCTGGGCGCCTATCTGCTGCTCGCACGCAAGGGTACCGATCTTCACAAGCTGCTGGGCCGGGTATGGATCGGTCTGATGGTCACCACCGCGCTGATCGCCCTGTTCATCCGGCCGGGCGGAAGCTTCAGCTGGATCCACCTGTTCGTGCCGCTGGTGCTGTACACCTCATGGAAGGTCGTCTCATCGACGCGCAGGGGCGATATGCCGACCCATCGCAAGGAGATTGTCGGGCTTTATCTTGGCGCGTTGATGATCCCGGGGATCTTTGCTTTCCTCGTGCCCGGTCGACTGATGAACGTCTGGACCTTCGGATGGCCTAACGGCTTCTTTTAA
- a CDS encoding Smr/MutS family protein, which produces MTIPRGLSAEEQAAWARLAQSVTPLAGRKVPGVAAESEPKRHVSPKPSPKPVMKPAPKLGVAKRPAAATPPPPKRAFNSQLDGHWNRRIKSGDISPDYTLDLHGHTLDSAYTRIIAGLDQARAMGARVVLVVAGRERPVDPADRQHKRGAIRAKLLDWLAASHHAEAIAAVRRAHIRHGGDGALYLVLKRSR; this is translated from the coding sequence ATGACGATCCCCCGCGGTCTTTCCGCTGAAGAGCAGGCGGCATGGGCGCGTCTGGCGCAAAGCGTCACGCCGCTGGCCGGACGCAAGGTTCCCGGCGTCGCTGCCGAAAGCGAGCCCAAGCGCCATGTTTCGCCAAAGCCATCGCCCAAGCCGGTGATGAAGCCCGCGCCCAAGCTCGGGGTGGCAAAGCGGCCCGCAGCCGCCACTCCGCCGCCGCCAAAGCGGGCGTTTAATTCGCAGCTTGACGGGCATTGGAACCGGCGGATCAAGTCGGGTGACATCTCCCCCGACTACACGCTCGACCTGCATGGCCACACGCTCGACAGCGCCTACACCCGTATCATCGCCGGGCTGGATCAGGCGCGGGCGATGGGCGCGCGGGTGGTGCTGGTGGTGGCAGGACGGGAAAGGCCGGTCGATCCGGCTGATCGCCAGCACAAGCGCGGGGCGATCCGGGCCAAGCTGCTCGACTGGCTGGCGGCGAGCCACCATGCCGAAGCAATCGCGGCGGTGCGCCGCGCGCACATCCGGCATGGCGGTGACGGGGCGCTGTATCTGGTGCTTAAAAGAAGCCGTTAG
- the mltA gene encoding murein transglycosylase A, with protein MASGFGALFASIAILSACAIIPESSPPSTVIPVPPAAGVVSAAMAGVSQGPSVGALGIGREDAGTALAAFVESCPQLLSREDVSGLAYGADWRPACEAAVNWPVGDAPHFFQTHFETVRVGDGSAFATGYFEPEIMGSRTRKPGYVPVYAMPDDLVRGWPADTPVSERTGRAPLGRYDRDGNFVLYYERAEIEDGALEGRVPVIAWAADPVEFFFLQIQGSGRIRTETGEVIRIGYAGQNGRGYTGIGGVMRERGLLGDGPGQYPGSMQGIMAYIRENPREGRDLMRLNKSWIFFRELRGDGPLGALGVPVRREASVAADPAFVPLGAPVWLELDRREANGLWIAQDTGGAIKGANRFDTFWGAGEDARRIAGGMSARGQALLLLPKGTVARLNSAQ; from the coding sequence ATTGCCAGCGGGTTCGGGGCGCTGTTCGCTTCTATCGCCATCTTGAGCGCCTGTGCGATCATTCCCGAAAGCTCGCCGCCCAGCACCGTGATTCCCGTTCCGCCCGCCGCTGGCGTGGTGAGCGCCGCGATGGCCGGGGTCAGCCAGGGGCCAAGCGTTGGCGCGCTCGGCATCGGGCGCGAGGACGCCGGAACGGCCTTGGCCGCGTTTGTCGAATCCTGTCCGCAGCTGCTTTCCCGTGAGGACGTGAGCGGCCTTGCCTATGGCGCCGATTGGCGTCCGGCTTGCGAGGCTGCGGTGAACTGGCCAGTCGGCGATGCACCGCATTTCTTCCAGACCCATTTCGAAACCGTGCGGGTTGGCGACGGCAGCGCCTTTGCGACCGGATATTTCGAGCCTGAGATCATGGGCAGCCGCACCCGCAAGCCGGGCTATGTCCCGGTCTATGCCATGCCCGATGATCTGGTTCGCGGCTGGCCCGCTGATACACCCGTGTCCGAACGCACCGGGCGCGCGCCGCTGGGCCGGTATGACAGGGATGGCAATTTCGTCCTCTATTACGAACGGGCCGAGATCGAGGACGGTGCGCTTGAAGGGCGCGTTCCGGTAATCGCCTGGGCAGCGGACCCGGTCGAATTCTTCTTCCTCCAGATTCAGGGATCGGGCCGCATCCGCACCGAGACGGGCGAAGTGATCCGCATCGGATATGCGGGGCAGAACGGGCGCGGTTACACCGGCATCGGCGGCGTGATGCGGGAACGCGGATTGCTGGGTGACGGGCCGGGCCAATACCCCGGATCGATGCAGGGCATCATGGCCTATATCCGCGAAAACCCGCGTGAAGGGCGTGATCTGATGCGCCTCAACAAGAGCTGGATTTTCTTCCGCGAATTGCGCGGTGACGGGCCATTGGGCGCGCTGGGCGTACCGGTTCGGCGCGAAGCATCGGTCGCGGCGGATCCGGCCTTTGTCCCGCTGGGCGCGCCCGTCTGGCTTGAGCTTGACCGGCGCGAGGCCAATGGCCTGTGGATCGCGCAGGATACCGGGGGGGCGATCAAGGGGGCGAACCGTTTCGACACCTTCTGGGGCGCAGGCGAAGACGCACGCCGCATTGCTGGCGGAATGAGCGCCCGCGGGCAGGCGCTGTTGCTGCTGCCAAAAGGCACGGTGGCACGGCTCAATTCCGCGCAATGA
- a CDS encoding Tim44/TimA family putative adaptor protein, which translates to MILEIVILAMIAAFLGLRLYSVLGRRAEHEEESIPQRFDAGDNASAPGSIAPQATQPVPPRAIELEGVMPAVERGVREIAAADRGFDISQFMQGAKGAYEMVLEAFWNGDRETLRDLCDDDVYEGFIAAIDEREAAGHTLDNKLIRIEETRIHSASLDKRMARIAILFVADIAAVTRDADGNVIAGSLDDAIESRDVWTFSRNVGSNDPNWLLDETDEG; encoded by the coding sequence GTGATTCTAGAAATCGTCATCCTTGCCATGATTGCCGCATTCCTGGGGCTGCGCCTGTATTCCGTGCTTGGCCGCCGGGCGGAGCATGAGGAAGAGTCGATCCCGCAGCGTTTTGACGCGGGCGACAATGCCTCCGCACCCGGTTCGATCGCCCCGCAGGCGACCCAGCCGGTGCCGCCGCGCGCGATCGAGCTTGAAGGGGTGATGCCCGCGGTTGAGCGTGGCGTGCGCGAGATCGCGGCTGCGGATCGCGGTTTCGACATTTCGCAATTCATGCAGGGCGCCAAGGGTGCCTATGAAATGGTGCTCGAAGCGTTCTGGAACGGTGACCGCGAAACGCTGCGCGACCTGTGCGATGATGATGTCTACGAAGGTTTCATCGCCGCGATCGACGAGCGCGAGGCCGCCGGTCACACGCTCGACAACAAGCTGATCCGGATCGAGGAAACCCGCATCCATTCGGCTTCGCTCGACAAGCGCATGGCGCGGATCGCGATCCTGTTTGTTGCCGATATCGCCGCTGTCACCCGGGATGCGGATGGCAATGTGATCGCGGGAAGCCTCGACGATGCGATCGAGAGCCGCGACGTCTGGACCTTCAGCCGCAATGTCGGCTCGAATGATCCCAACTGGCTGCTCGACGAAACCGACGAAGGGTAA
- the secB gene encoding protein-export chaperone SecB: MAEEGDVLTNLDNPGAGANGADNQPAAGIITQYVKDLSVENPNAPDVFQWTDAPKVDVQFNIGAQPKGEQVTEVELKINITASSAKGTAYIVELSYCGLIGIRNIPEEQAHAFLFAEAPRMLFPFARRVVADAVRDAGFPPLMVDPIDFNGLYIQQLQAKRAQEAAAAGNAPSPTGDA, encoded by the coding sequence ATGGCCGAAGAAGGCGACGTTCTCACGAATCTCGACAATCCCGGTGCGGGTGCAAACGGCGCGGACAATCAGCCTGCTGCCGGCATCATCACGCAGTATGTGAAGGACCTGTCGGTCGAAAACCCGAACGCGCCGGACGTGTTCCAATGGACCGATGCGCCCAAGGTCGACGTGCAGTTCAACATCGGTGCGCAGCCCAAGGGCGAGCAGGTGACCGAGGTCGAGCTGAAAATCAACATCACCGCCTCTTCGGCCAAGGGCACCGCCTACATCGTCGAGCTGTCCTATTGCGGCCTGATCGGCATCCGCAACATTCCCGAAGAGCAGGCCCACGCGTTCCTTTTCGCCGAAGCTCCGCGCATGCTCTTCCCCTTCGCCCGCCGCGTCGTCGCCGATGCCGTGCGCGATGCCGGGTTCCCGCCGCTGATGGTCGATCCGATCGACTTCAACGGCCTGTACATCCAGCAGCTTCAGGCGAAGCGCGCACAGGAAGCCGCGGCTGCTGGCAACGCCCCCTCGCCCACCGGCGACGCGTAA
- the murJ gene encoding murein biosynthesis integral membrane protein MurJ, translated as MSLLKNVGTIGSLTLVSRVAGMAREMIFARVLGANEVTDAWFQAFIIPNVFRRLFAEGAFSAAFVPMFSKRLHGAETPEQGLGEARSFSADVLSVFLPVLIALVAVLELAMPGVIWLLSEKPADPQTYPLAVDFARIMFPYIILVSLVTLFTGMLNSVSRFAPGASFPIILNIVLIAALLTGEWFASNTGASVEQVAYGIAWAVTGAGVMQLAWLYYWVRVEGFEVKMRLPRITPEVKRLGIIALPAAIGGGAYQINTLVQLYFLNQLEDGSVSYMNYADRLNQLPLGIIGIALSTAILPTLSKFVGTGNKEGADRIQSDAIELAMLLTIPAAVALAICAEAFVTMIFQGGRFDLADAASTGQVLAALVMGLPAYVLVKVLVPNFYARADTRTPVVAAFISLAVFITFNFALLDTYGVVGVAFASVIGAWINVGFLLVVLAMRGHYRVPGVLLFRISRQVLAAAAMGAVLFFTSDVLTGWYSAGLFARLGALLALVGAAVVVYFGIAFAVGAIDRQRIATLTRKQAPPAPE; from the coding sequence ATGAGCCTGCTCAAGAATGTCGGCACGATCGGCTCGCTCACGCTGGTGAGCCGCGTGGCCGGCATGGCGCGCGAAATGATTTTCGCCCGCGTGCTCGGTGCCAATGAGGTGACCGATGCGTGGTTTCAGGCCTTCATCATCCCCAACGTGTTCCGTCGGCTGTTTGCCGAAGGCGCGTTTTCGGCCGCTTTCGTGCCGATGTTCTCAAAGCGCCTGCACGGGGCGGAAACCCCGGAGCAGGGGCTGGGGGAAGCGCGCAGTTTCAGCGCCGATGTGCTTTCCGTTTTCCTGCCTGTGCTGATCGCGCTGGTGGCGGTGTTAGAACTGGCGATGCCGGGGGTGATCTGGCTGCTGTCGGAAAAGCCGGCTGATCCGCAAACCTATCCGCTGGCGGTCGATTTTGCGCGGATCATGTTCCCCTACATCATACTTGTCAGCCTGGTGACGCTGTTCACCGGAATGCTCAATTCGGTTTCGCGGTTCGCACCGGGGGCGAGCTTTCCGATCATTCTCAACATCGTGCTGATTGCCGCGTTGCTGACGGGCGAATGGTTTGCATCCAATACCGGGGCAAGCGTCGAACAGGTCGCCTACGGCATTGCATGGGCGGTGACAGGCGCGGGCGTGATGCAGCTGGCATGGCTGTATTACTGGGTCCGGGTCGAAGGGTTCGAGGTGAAGATGCGGCTGCCGCGCATCACGCCGGAAGTGAAACGGCTGGGCATCATCGCCCTGCCCGCAGCCATCGGCGGCGGCGCGTATCAGATCAACACGCTGGTGCAGCTATACTTCCTCAACCAGCTTGAGGACGGATCGGTCAGCTACATGAATTATGCCGACCGGCTGAACCAGTTGCCGCTGGGGATCATCGGCATTGCCCTGTCAACCGCGATCCTGCCGACGCTGAGCAAGTTCGTCGGGACCGGCAACAAGGAAGGCGCGGACCGGATCCAGTCGGATGCGATCGAACTGGCAATGCTGTTGACGATCCCGGCCGCGGTCGCGCTGGCGATTTGCGCCGAGGCGTTCGTCACCATGATATTCCAGGGCGGACGCTTCGATCTGGCTGATGCGGCGTCCACCGGGCAGGTGCTGGCCGCGCTGGTGATGGGCCTGCCCGCCTATGTGCTGGTGAAGGTGCTGGTGCCGAATTTCTACGCCCGCGCCGATACGCGCACCCCGGTTGTGGCGGCGTTCATTTCTCTGGCGGTGTTCATCACCTTCAACTTCGCACTGCTGGACACTTACGGGGTTGTCGGCGTCGCCTTTGCCAGCGTCATCGGGGCGTGGATCAACGTCGGCTTCCTGCTGGTGGTGCTGGCCATGCGCGGACATTACCGCGTGCCCGGCGTGCTGCTGTTCAGGATTTCGCGGCAGGTGCTGGCCGCCGCCGCCATGGGCGCGGTCTTGTTCTTCACCAGCGATGTCCTGACGGGCTGGTATTCCGCCGGGCTGTTCGCGAGGCTCGGTGCGCTGCTCGCGCTCGTGGGAGCGGCGGTGGTGGTCTATTTCGGCATCGCTTTCGCAGTCGGCGCGATTGACCGTCAGCGCATCGCTACGCTGACCCGCAAACAGGCTCCCCCGGCGCCCGAGTGA
- the trpS gene encoding tryptophan--tRNA ligase: protein MRVVSGIQPTGKPHLGNYLGAIVNYVKLQDEAHAAGGECFIFLADLHAISQPHSPAELTQNTREMVATLVACGVDPAKTVLFNQAQVPAHAELQWLLNGTARMGWLNRMTQWKDKAGKNREGQSVALFTYPVLQAADVLLYQATHVPVGEDQKQHLELARDIAQKFNNDFCSEDAPLFTLPEPYIPPAAARIMSLRDGSAKMSKSDPSDMSRISLTDDADTIMKKIKKAKTDPEPLPSEEKGLEERPEAKNLVGIYAALTGQTAEQVLVEHGGQGFGAFKPALGEVLIETLAPINARFMELKDDQEALDAILARGAAQARERGTPTLDAAYKALGLVRG from the coding sequence ATGAGAGTCGTTTCCGGCATCCAGCCGACGGGCAAGCCGCATCTCGGCAATTACCTCGGCGCTATCGTCAACTATGTGAAGCTTCAGGATGAAGCCCATGCGGCGGGCGGCGAATGCTTCATCTTCCTTGCCGACCTGCACGCGATCTCGCAGCCTCACAGCCCCGCCGAACTGACGCAGAACACACGCGAAATGGTCGCCACGCTGGTCGCCTGCGGAGTGGACCCTGCAAAGACCGTGCTGTTCAACCAGGCGCAGGTTCCGGCCCATGCCGAACTGCAATGGCTCCTCAACGGCACGGCGCGCATGGGCTGGCTCAACCGTATGACGCAGTGGAAGGACAAGGCGGGCAAGAACCGCGAAGGCCAGTCGGTCGCGCTGTTCACTTACCCCGTGCTTCAGGCTGCAGACGTGCTGCTGTATCAGGCAACGCATGTGCCGGTGGGAGAGGATCAGAAACAGCATCTGGAGCTCGCCCGCGACATTGCGCAGAAGTTCAACAATGATTTCTGCAGCGAGGACGCACCTCTGTTCACCCTGCCAGAACCTTACATTCCGCCCGCCGCGGCGCGGATCATGTCGCTGCGTGACGGATCGGCCAAGATGTCGAAATCCGATCCTTCGGACATGAGCCGCATCAGCCTGACTGACGATGCCGACACGATCATGAAGAAGATCAAGAAGGCAAAGACCGATCCCGAACCCCTGCCTTCGGAAGAAAAGGGGCTGGAGGAACGGCCCGAAGCGAAGAACCTGGTCGGCATCTATGCCGCGCTTACAGGCCAGACTGCGGAGCAGGTGCTCGTCGAGCATGGCGGGCAGGGTTTCGGTGCGTTCAAGCCTGCCCTGGGCGAAGTGCTGATCGAAACGCTCGCGCCCATCAACGCGCGCTTCATGGAGCTCAAGGACGATCAGGAGGCGCTCGACGCGATCCTTGCACGCGGGGCTGCGCAAGCACGCGAGCGCGGCACTCCCACGCTCGATGCCGCATACAAGGCGCTGGGCCTGGTGCGCGGCTGA
- a CDS encoding DUF4136 domain-containing protein produces the protein MNIREMTKHSTPVSRTLRLVLAGALAVGLSACAPSFNADVSRFQAQLPAPQGQSFAVVADDPALAGGLEFAMYADLVAAEMAKLGYNRAASPETANLLVRFDYDVDNGRERVRTTGFAGDPFFGPWGGFGGFGFRRSYAFGFYDPFLAGPEVRSYTVYTSGVEMKIDNAATGERLFEGQAQAVSRSNRLQSLVPNLVDALFTDFPGNNGETLRITIREDGKSVRPTD, from the coding sequence ATGAACATCCGTGAAATGACCAAGCACTCTACCCCCGTGAGTCGCACCCTCCGCCTTGTTCTTGCAGGCGCGCTGGCTGTCGGCCTTTCTGCATGTGCCCCATCGTTCAATGCGGACGTTTCGCGCTTTCAGGCGCAACTGCCTGCGCCGCAGGGCCAGAGCTTTGCCGTCGTCGCGGACGATCCGGCGCTGGCTGGTGGTCTTGAATTCGCGATGTATGCCGATCTGGTCGCCGCCGAAATGGCCAAGCTGGGTTACAATCGCGCAGCATCGCCGGAAACGGCGAACCTGCTGGTGCGGTTCGACTATGATGTCGATAACGGGCGTGAACGCGTGCGCACCACCGGCTTTGCGGGCGATCCGTTCTTCGGCCCGTGGGGCGGCTTTGGCGGCTTCGGTTTCCGTCGCAGCTATGCCTTCGGCTTCTACGATCCGTTCCTCGCCGGGCCGGAAGTGCGCAGCTACACCGTCTACACCAGCGGTGTGGAAATGAAGATCGACAATGCCGCCACGGGTGAACGCCTGTTCGAAGGGCAGGCGCAGGCCGTGTCCCGTTCGAACCGGCTGCAAAGCCTCGTGCCGAACCTTGTCGACGCGCTGTTCACCGATTTTCCGGGCAACAATGGCGAAACGCTGCGGATCACTATCCGCGAAGACGGAAAGAGCGTAAGACCGACCGATTGA
- a CDS encoding energy transducer TonB, protein MRPMFLTCAGLLVALPATAWADEKPVPISPKKWFTAHDLRCSWHGCGREGTVRFELSVSEEGRVTGCRIIEGSGDTQTDQNTCRVLEIRARFTPATDSSGKPVASTYSSAIKWVIDHNPPETVQPLPTPVD, encoded by the coding sequence ATGAGACCGATGTTCCTGACCTGCGCGGGTTTGCTGGTCGCCCTGCCCGCCACCGCATGGGCCGACGAGAAGCCTGTTCCGATTTCTCCAAAAAAGTGGTTCACCGCCCACGATCTGCGCTGTTCCTGGCATGGCTGTGGCCGAGAGGGTACCGTCCGATTCGAATTGTCAGTTAGCGAAGAGGGCAGAGTAACGGGATGCCGGATCATCGAAGGCAGTGGTGATACTCAAACAGACCAGAATACCTGCCGAGTTCTGGAAATTCGCGCGCGGTTCACCCCAGCGACGGATAGCTCGGGCAAACCGGTCGCAAGCACCTATTCTTCAGCAATAAAATGGGTGATCGACCACAACCCGCCAGAAACGGTGCAGCCGCTGCCAACACCGGTAGACTAA
- the dut gene encoding dUTP diphosphatase yields the protein MSAQVKVELKRLPHGEGLPLPAYATDGAAGMDVVSAEDVTIAPGARHPVATGLSMAIPQGYEIQVRPRSGLAFKHGITVPNTPGTIDSDYRGELKVLLINHGTEDFAIARGDRVAQLVLAPVVQAAWAEVDELDATERGAGGFGSTGGHAKL from the coding sequence ATGAGTGCACAGGTGAAGGTGGAGCTGAAGCGGCTACCCCATGGCGAAGGCCTGCCGCTGCCCGCCTATGCTACCGATGGCGCGGCGGGCATGGATGTCGTCAGCGCGGAAGACGTGACGATTGCCCCGGGCGCACGGCATCCGGTGGCGACTGGCCTTTCGATGGCGATTCCGCAAGGCTACGAAATTCAGGTGCGTCCGCGTTCGGGTCTTGCCTTCAAGCACGGCATCACCGTGCCCAACACGCCCGGCACCATCGACAGCGATTATCGCGGCGAATTGAAAGTGCTGCTGATCAACCACGGAACCGAAGACTTCGCCATCGCGCGCGGAGACCGGGTGGCGCAGCTGGTCCTCGCCCCGGTGGTGCAGGCGGCATGGGCCGAAGTGGACGAACTCGACGCGACCGAGCGCGGCGCGGGCGGCTTCGGATCAACCGGCGGACACGCGAAGCTTTAG